In Raphanus sativus cultivar WK10039 unplaced genomic scaffold, ASM80110v3 Scaffold1062, whole genome shotgun sequence, the DNA window CCGTTGAGCCATCCGATCCCCCACTGAACATGTAtgagttttcaaatattttgtcaccCAAAATGTCTTTGGTCCATgcttcacactcgctctgagcTTCCAACCACATCCTTCAACACGACACTTAGCCACGTACAAAGTTTTCGTTGTCTTGTAAGCTGTGAACGTAAATTTACCTTTCACAGCAACCAACTTCAGCTTTGCAACGAGCTCAGCCTTACTAGCAAAACTCTGACCGACATATATATCTTCATTAAAAGACATCAATCTTCCTCCAGTACCAGCATACTCCGCTTGTTGTCCATCATAAAACCCTTGATCATCAGAATCCTCATCTTTCAATTTCCCATAATCACTGTAGTTTACAGCATCAACAGCATCAACCGCATCATCAGCATCAACAGAAACATCAGCAGTTTCTTGAGCATCATCATCAGTTTCTTGAGCATCATCAGCCTCATTCCAATCTTTATCAAACCCTTCATCACCACTATCAGACACATCAGCATCAACAGCAACATCAGCAGTTTCTTGAGCATCGTCGTCACCTCCAGCTTCTACTTGACActggcttgatacacaaaggcGTACAATGTGGGTCTTACATAACTCGATCAAGTTCCGTACTTGTCTATCACTCGTGACATGCATAGGAGGAGTATCTGGACCCATTTGCTCTAAAAGTACGTCTGGTAAGGAATATGTCAGCTCCACCTTCTCGGTTTTCTTGTTCAGATCATAATCTTCTTGTGCCATTTCAAGAAGTTCACCATATGTACAACCATCATGCACAAAGAGACATTCTCCCTTTTTTTCCATTTATCAACCACAAACTCCCACAAAGAGCCTTTCACCACCCATTCTCCATACACAACAGGCAAATTAACCATTACCtgcaaaaataatacatttacaaaattagcgaacaataattttatgtttgataaaattataaatgtagACTTCCAGAGACGTCTACACATGTTACCAAACTACATACTCAAACAAAAAATTCGATAGTTtcctaattataaaatattatcttttaaaaatagttaagaaCAATTAGTATTAACTAATACacaatttgaaacaaaaaaatcttgaaataatacattatgaataatacacaaattcactttttatatattttcaacagTAGACTTTCGTTTCTGTCAACAGAAATGTAGACTATTATATAGGTCGACAAGTTTGGGTTAGttttttgcaattgcaaaattCACGGGTTActatctttatttaaaaaaatgttgtgATTTTACACAAGTAGACTTTGTTTTCAGTctacatttttgaaaatgttagtTTTTGCGATTGACCAGAACTCATCCCAAATTTGACTTTGAAAAGTAGACTTCAACAACAGTCTACAGACGAAAAGTAGACTTCAAGAACCGtctacatttattttatttttctgaacaggttagtttttgcaattgaccaagtTGACTTTCTAAACATAGACTGACACAACGTCTACATCTTTGTAGACGGTATCTGAAGTCTACGCGATAATCCGAtgggttacttttgcatttgaccaaaataaaatagtagacTTCAGAGGCagtctacttttttttttcagagttCGGTAGACGGAATAAGAAATCTACAACTTTTTTCCATCCTggtcaacttttaaaattttagtcaaatacaaaactaacttaATCAACATAGTCAAAGTTtgggtcaaatgcaaaactgacCTTCTGTAGACTTTACTAGCAGTCTACATTTCGTAGACTGTTTCGGAAGTCTACTTTGAAAAGTCAAaagttcggtcaaatgcaaaaactAACCTCTTTACGTAGACTTCTTTGTAAGTTtacatactatttttttttgttatcaaaggaAAGTCGTAGACTTCCAACAAAGTctattttatgtgttttttagcattttggtcaattgcaaaactaacctgtgCGTTGACTTGTAGACCGCAATGTAAGTCTACTCCTTCCCGTAGACGTACAAAACAGTCTACTGTCGCGacacagatctgaaaaaatgaTGAAAACCATGAAAACAGTAACCTTTTTCCGATGTAAAGCTTGTTTCCACCCTTTTCCACCGTCCAAGCTCCAAATATGAGTAAAAGGATCCAACTTTGCCTACTCACAACAGTGTAAActcgaaaatatgaaattatagttatgaaaatgaaagttatgGGAGATTTTTAGATTGAAATGGAGAGGAAATGAGAGGAAATGAGAGGAAATGAGAGTTTTTTTGCTTAGAATCACAACAAAGTGGTTGTATATTGAATTCTTGAGGTTTAATGAGCTCAAAAATGGTTGTTAATGGTGGTTGAAAAATTGATGATAATGGCATTAttgtaaataagaagaaatgttTAGGGTGTAATAGGTTTTTATGATTTtcgaaattattaaataattaaataataatggcaattttgtaaataatttaaaaacataaggaTAGTTTGGAACTTTTCATGGTGAAtagtaatgacaaaaaaaaagaggttggtTTTGGGGTTGAATTGAATTTGTAGGTTGTTTTTGAAAGAAGTCCTTCTTGTTTTAGCtagtaaatttttaataacgATTGTGGCCAGAACAACAGATGTTGACAATGAATTGTACGTTGTATCACTCATCCATTTATCTCTCTGCTTTTGAAATCTTGTCTTCTTCCCATGAGTTATTTGTTGTGTTTTTCGTTCGTCTTTTATATTCTATGTTAGTTACTAAGCACCACTGTGCATTTTCCTCGTGCTAAAAATCGAAGTTCCGATCAGTTACCGTAGACCTCAACCCTCACCACACTAGAAACCAACCCATGTCACGGGAATGATTATAATGTGAAATGGGGAAAGAGCCAAAACATATTTAAAGCTGATAGGGGTACCTTTAGGTTTTATTTACCACAGATGACTTTTTACTGTCACACCACGCGGTTTTAAAATTAACCGCATAAACTTCCTATAAATACCGGTACAGTGTGTTTGCTCAACACAACACAACTcactcaaaaccctaaaacacaCCCAAACAAAGCAATCAAAATGAAGAAACCTTCAGTGACCCCTTTCCTCATCACTCTCCTTTTGGCTGCAGCTGTCTGCACCCACGGCAAAGAAGTGGTGAAGGACTCCAACGGGAATCCAGTTAAGATCGGTGCCAAATACTTCATCCAGCCGGTTAAGAGCAACGGTGGTGGTCTTGTTCCAGCCGCCATTAACATACTTCCGTTTTGTCCACTTGGCATCACCCAAACACTTTCCCCCTACCAACCGGGCCTCCCAGTTATCTTCGGATATTATCCACCTTTTGTCGGCACAGACTACACATTGTCACATCTACCACTATAAACATCCAGTTCCATTCCGACATATGGCCTGTATGCAACGAGCTTTCCAAGTTATGGGCAGTCGATGTTTCCTCATCCGCTGCCAAGGAGCCTGCCGTTATCATCGGTGGTGAACGGACGGCTCCAAACAGCTTGTTTAAGATAGAAAAAGATGCAGGAGCACACACTTACAAGTTGACCACCTCATATGGAACCGTTGGAACTACCCCAGGGGCTTGGTTGAGTGCACCACAGCTACTTGTCACCAATGATGAGGCTAAGACCTTACTCGTCAAGTTCGTGAAGGTTGATGATGATGCTACTAAGGCTACTACTTCTTCTTCACGTGTTGAGAAGCTAGGTCTGAGGATGTTTCCATTCTACTAGTGTCAAGATCATGAAATGTAAAAAAAAGCCTGAGACTCGTCCATGGCTAAAAATAATGGGGTTGAGATAATACCCGCACGCACGTGTGTGTGTATGTGAACTTTGTTTAGTTTAATAACAAGTCAAGTAAATTTGTGCTTTTGAGCGCTTTATGAGACATAACTTTACCTTACATACCAATGATTTGGTTCTAAATTCTATAGTGACATATTATACCAAATATCCATTTGTGGTTAAATCTATAGCCAATCAAAGTTAAATTCAACTCCAACcctcttatatattttattttccctttcaCTCATCCGCACAACACACGGTACGTGATATATAGTCGATAATCAAGAGTTCCAAtcaaattttattgaattttatgaaaaactatggtagctttcctctcttctcttttctccaTGTTCCTCTCTCTTTGATATTTGTTTCCGGTTGTTAGCACCTTCTGGCCGAAGGTAGCGACCCTTCTCCTCCTCTTTTTCTCCAGCCTATTTTTCATGTTGATTTTCGGTTTCTTCACCTCTTCTTTGCTTCAACATATGTGGATTTTTCGTGGAAAGTGGTTGGTTTCGGAGGATCTAAATCTAATCGTTCCTGGGTGGGTTTTCAATTATCCTGGAGTGTTGGCCAGGTTGTGGCTGGCCATTCTCTCTCAAGAAGTACCGATATGACTTAAATCATTTGAGCGATACAATCGGTCTTTGCAGAAACAAATCCTAACGCATCTAATTTAGTTATCTAAATCAAAGATAATACAAAGCCTCCAAAAGTTAAAAGAACTTCGCAAACAAGAAGGCTTAATTAGCCCAATCCCTAAGTTTATACTTAAAGCTTGGCAAcaaagaaactaaaagaaacaaattaatttCAGTTGTTCGAAGCTTAATCTCATCACCAGAACCTCCAACAAGAGCGACAAACATTAGCCAGTGAATTAATTCTAGGATCCGTACAAAACCATTAAGTAACAGGCGGCTCTCTGAAATCCTAAACCAAGTAGGAGAAGCCGACAGATAAAGCACAAAGCAAAGCCGGCAGAGGTTTTTGGCACTCGACTCTGGTCCCTTTACACGAGCAACATAGTCAAAAGATTCTAGCTTCAGGTCAAGGAACATGTAGAGACAACGACAGTTAACTTCTTTTCGAAACTATGAAGGACAGAGGAGCAGAGGCTCCAATCAACATGCAGCTTACAAAACCGCCATGCAAAGCTGCTGCAAGAATCCGACCCTATGAAAAGTCCTCCGCGAAAGCTTCGGCTCGCCTTTGACATCACATATTGAAAGATCTCGACGGAGAAGTTCTCCGTGTAGAAAGGCGAGCCCATGATTAGTTGGAGTAGAAGAGACAGGAACCAAGTTGCAACGCCAGATCCTTACCTCAAGCGATGCTCGTCGAACTTGGTTCTTGTCTCTTCTACTCCAACTAATCTTGTTAATAGTGTTGAGATCTCATCTCTGTCATAAGAGTGCTGAAGGAAGTTTCCACATTCGTTGCGTTTAGCGCTGATGTCTCGAGGAAGAGATGATTCACTTCgttgttatatgtatataatataaatgttattaTCAATATTTACCGAAATGCAAGTGAGCGAGTGGTTAGTATGTTTGGTGAAGTGTGTGTCTATGCTTGGGTTTGAATCCTTTACCTGtaacatttgttttatttttttcgacaTCGTTCTGCCTAGTTAATGGTTGACTAACGATTTAATCAAATAGTCTTTTGAGTTACGTAAACAAGTTTAGATAAGAAATTTGAGTGTTAATCAAGTTTGAGTCGTGTTTGGCATGAAATAGTTGTTTTAAATCTGATTTGACACCATCGAAATTGTTAGCCTTAAAATATGTCATTTTCCCCTAATTAACTTAACAGCAGCACATAcaaagaatacaaaaaaaattctgcaTCTTCCTATCATCCTATATTCTTCTCATGTATGATTGGCTGAACCATATTTTTACTCTGCCTTCTTCTCTGTTACTCGTCGTGTTCTGGTTCAAGATAAATTAAAGGTGTACAGAATGCTTTTTCTTCAATCTACCAAATGGTGGAAAAGaattaatatatgatttctAGGCCTCTCTGCTTGGAATTGTGGTTGTCGGGAGAAAGTAACAGAGATTTAGAGAATTATTATACTATCTACTAATTGGTTGGTGTAGTCATCCCTCGCTTTCTGTTTGAAATCTTATCATGCTCCCGTGAATTATCACTTAATCATCCTTTTAAGTTAGTTATCATGGA includes these proteins:
- the LOC108823993 gene encoding LOW QUALITY PROTEIN: kunitz trypsin inhibitor 2 (The sequence of the model RefSeq protein was modified relative to this genomic sequence to represent the inferred CDS: deleted 2 bases in 1 codon), with translation MKKPSVTPFLITLLLAAAVCTHGKEVVKDSNGNPVKIGAKYFIQPVKSNGGGLVPAAINILPFCPLGITQTLSPYQPGLPVIFGYYPPFVGTDHIVTSTTINIQFHSDIWPVCNELSKLWAVDVSSSAAKEPAVIIGGERTAPNSLFKIEKDAGAHTYKLTTSYGTVGTTPGAWLSAPQLLVTNDEAKTLLVKFVKVDDDATKATTSSSRVEKLGLRMFPFY